In Anthocerotibacter panamensis C109, the sequence GCCCGCTCACAAATCAGGGTCAACAGACGCAGGCGTAGATCGTTCATACCCGTCAGCTTTCAAGTCTCTAAAGTGTACTCTCTATCTGTATGCTGGGGGAACCATCCCCGTATCGCACGGTTGGCGAATGCAGCGCTATGTGATACAAAAATTTCAAGGCAGGCCCATCCAAGCCTTTTGTTGTCCCGTACTATAAGTGACTTATGCATCGTTCCACCCCATACCCGTCATGAACCTGGCGACCCAAACGGACCTTGAGGTATATCAGGTGTTGCTGAATGGAGAATCCTTGGCCCTTGGGGTCCTCTATGATCGCTACGGCAGCCTGGTCTACCGTCTTGCCCTCCGCATGCTCAGCCAGCCCCAGGAGGCCGAAGACCTGACTCAAGAAGTGTTCCTCGCGCTGTGGCAAAAACGGGCCTACGACCCGAAACGAGGTTCGCTCAGCAGTTTCTTGATGACTCTGACGCGCTCACGAGCCATCGACCGCTTGCGTACTCGGGGGTCTAACCAGCGTTTTCTCCAGCGCTGGGGCC encodes:
- a CDS encoding sigma-70 family RNA polymerase sigma factor, with product MNLATQTDLEVYQVLLNGESLALGVLYDRYGSLVYRLALRMLSQPQEAEDLTQEVFLALWQKRAYDPKRGSLSSFLMTLTRSRAIDRLRTRGSNQRFLQRWGQNEEVVTRPHTPFEQASLGERSEQVKAALDTLPELQRQVVEMAYYEGLSQSEIAERLATPLGTVKTRGRQALIKLKRILQDFVG